One window from the genome of Macaca fascicularis isolate 582-1 chromosome 7, T2T-MFA8v1.1 encodes:
- the LOC102127558 gene encoding LOW QUALITY PROTEIN: uncharacterized protein (The sequence of the model RefSeq protein was modified relative to this genomic sequence to represent the inferred CDS: deleted 2 bases in 1 codon; substituted 1 base at 1 genomic stop codon) — MRGIFLEGASSYIQFXIYYTHCYLNTHRKLLSSSRPLQSISRALIIVRPRFSSLQPVFRAHRAYHVYYITIRHKPKQLAAGLLNIATAEIFSGLEEEPLQMSTNFSNFLVYGMKSLKLALKVFKYTHRALGSTIGHHDARGQVGWKAARSLVVGIHKLPFKGLLPGWRMLLEEESERHETGTLQSGHHGNVTQWHRACSSLLFSFLVGGPLAVVFK, encoded by the exons ATGAGAGGAATTTTTCTTGAAGGAGCCAGTAGCTACATT CAATTTTGAATCTACTACACACATTGTTATTTGAACACTCACAGAAAACTATTATCTTCCTCCCGCCCTCTACAAAGCATCTCCAGGGCACTTATTATTGTGAGGCCTCGATTTTCATCCTTGCAACCAGTGTTCAGAGCTCACAGAGCTTATCATGTTTATTATATAACAATAAGACATAAGCCAAAACAACTTGCTGCTGGGCTTTTAAACATAGCAACAGCAGAAATCTTTTCTGGGCTTGAGGAAGAGCCACTTCAAATGTCTACTAATTTCAGCAATTTTCTGGTCTATGGAATGAAAAGTCTAAAACTGGCTCTGAAGGTATTTAAGTACACTCACAGA GCCCTCGGCTCCACCATCGGACACCATGACGCAAGGGGGCAGGTGGGGTGGAAAGCGGCACGCTCCCTGGTTGTTGGGATTCACAAGCTGCCTTTCAAAGGACTATTGCCTGGGTGGCGAATGCTGTTGGAGGAGGAAAGCGAAAGGCATGAAACGGGGACTCTTCAAAGTGGCCACCATGGTAATGTCACTCAGTGGCACAGGGCTTGTTCCTcccttttgttctcttttctagTAGGAGGACCATTAGCAGTTGTATTTAAATGA